Proteins co-encoded in one Candidatus Thiopontia autotrophica genomic window:
- a CDS encoding histidine triad nucleotide-binding protein — translation MSDDCLFCKMVSGEVPADIVYEDDEIMVFRDIYPKADVHLLMIPKRHTESLATLTAEDDALTSKMVRLLPELAHTQGLDGGFRTIINTGADGGQVIFHLHIHLLGGKNLPGFG, via the coding sequence ATGAGTGACGACTGTCTTTTTTGCAAAATGGTATCTGGTGAGGTGCCGGCGGACATTGTCTATGAGGATGATGAGATCATGGTATTCAGGGACATCTATCCGAAGGCTGATGTACATCTGTTGATGATCCCAAAGAGACATACCGAGAGCCTGGCTACACTTACAGCAGAAGATGATGCTCTGACATCAAAAATGGTTAGGCTATTACCGGAATTGGCACATACACAGGGGCTGGATGGAGGGTTTCGCACCATTATCAATACCGGTGCAGATGGAGGACAAGTGATCTTTCATCTTCATATCCACCTGCTGGGAGGTAAAAATCTCCCCGGCTTTGGCTAA
- a CDS encoding phosphoribosyl-ATP diphosphatase gives MSNILNELTSILEERKSADPQESYVSSLYHKGIDTILKKVGEEATETVIAAKDGDHAQIVYEMADLWFHCLVLLSHQNISPDEVLSELERRLGVSGHEEKASRESV, from the coding sequence ATGAGTAATATTCTCAACGAACTCACATCAATTCTGGAGGAGCGGAAGAGCGCAGATCCACAAGAGTCCTATGTCTCCAGTCTCTACCACAAGGGAATTGACACAATCCTGAAGAAAGTTGGTGAAGAGGCTACAGAAACTGTCATTGCTGCAAAAGATGGGGATCATGCACAAATCGTCTATGAGATGGCAGATTTATGGTTTCACTGCCTGGTACTGCTCTCCCACCAAAACATATCACCTGACGAGGTTTTATCTGAACTGGAGCGGAGACTGGGTGTCTCTGGCCATGAGGAGAAGGCCTCCAGGGAGAGTGTATAG
- the tatA gene encoding Sec-independent protein translocase subunit TatA, with translation MGVGGIGIWQLLIVLVLVILIFGTKKLKNVGGDLGGAIKSFKSAVKDGDKTEEPAAEPAQLNQAEEDVIEGQKVEEKDKV, from the coding sequence ATGGGCGTTGGAGGCATTGGAATTTGGCAGTTACTGATAGTACTGGTATTGGTTATCCTGATCTTTGGAACCAAGAAACTGAAAAATGTGGGCGGTGATCTTGGAGGAGCTATCAAGAGCTTCAAGAGCGCTGTCAAGGATGGAGACAAAACCGAAGAGCCTGCTGCAGAACCTGCGCAGTTGAATCAGGCTGAAGAGGATGTCATAGAAGGTCAGAAGGTCGAAGAGAAAGACAAGGTTTAA